The DNA region ATACTTTGTACTTTATACTTTATATGTtaactttgtttgttaattcagcagttttagagttttcggggttttcataaaacttttgttacggataccgtccgacttgtggattttcccttggatcacaaaattgaataaatctaatgattctaattatttactttgatatagttgtttgattttcccggttagtagtaatttttacaaaaaattccttggtgtcttattttacataatataccgttgtgtcaattttctacaataatgaaggccgggattgagtaaaattaagacaaagtatcagaaaattgcaaaaaagccgaattaacatagattatAACAACtcattcaaactcataaattttgaaagcatattcgaggaaatccaggacaatttcAAGACCCCGtttttcagtactctcagtactttgatattcATCTTCGAGAAACGCAATACCTGTATCCATTTTATCGTTgccagattaaaaaaaaattagaatagttattattttcaaaaacgtaATATTCTAACAAAAGCTCTCAGATAGTGAAAACAATGTACATCTTCATCATCTGTCTATGATACCCTTTCATGATTTGGACTCTCCTTTCCTTTCGAAAGCTTGTAGGAGAGGAACTTATGGAAAAGATGGTCAGTGTCTTCCGTGTCCCATGGGTCAGTACAACAATGGCTCCAAGCAATGGTGTTCTTATTGCCCTCCTGGAAGTTACAATGACCAAACGGGGTCAAGTTTTTGTTATCCTTGTCCTGCTGGTACTTTCAATAGATTCTATGGCCAAACAGTGCCAGGTAAGACCACACAATTGAGAGCACTCGAcgattgttaccatttttagactgtattgatcgcctttaaaagaaaagctacttataaacatataaaaaagtaTCCAAATTTAAAAGGTGAATAATATGGAATtattctttactaaataattgttATTGCCTAATaattcatatcttaaaattttaggaaGATCTGatgattactgtaaattccttacaAACGCGGGTAATTTTCCACGTAAAATCGTCAGAAAAACccctcgcagattttaaaaccttgccattattttctgagagttgagaaCTACAGGAAATATGGATAAATGTTCctcgttcgcgattttatattctcgcgatatTATGCAAAATATCGAGACctcagaattaagtactcgtgtaatataaggaatttacagtaatttgttgaccattcagCCTTCTTATACCAAATAACATTACATGAACGCTGTTTGCAAACTGCCTTATATTTCTTcagtatttaataaaaagttaCCTATAACCCTTTAACACCCTATTCATTGTCATATTTCTTGACTTGTAAAACTATTTAGTTAGACACAATGGTACAAAGAATCGTATTTATTAAATGGATCAGTTGATTCTATTAGCACGCAATTTTTCGTTTCGGAACAGCCATCATAGataattttaaagaagattATATGACATCTGAAATCAGTGATAGAACTGTTGTTCGATCTTTAAGAAGTACTGTATTAAAtgtactttttcttttaatataatatttgatgAATTATGAAAGgcaatattcaaaatgataaTAACACCTCAAggtcaaaaatgaattttcaaaataacacCATATTCTTCgcaatattgtttgaaaaatattactttGGCGCTTTTAAGATGGTAATGTGCTATAATCTtcattaaagaaaaattcaaaatttcaatgacTTTTAAATAAAGTACTTggatctgtaaaaaaaatatcttagcTTTTATACAAAACATGTGATTGGatatttttgtttctatttcaaTAGATTCATGCAAACCTTGCCCTTCGGGATATCACCAATATACAACAGGTTTACCAATTGCTGTTCCTGTTTAAATATTTAGCTCGATTTGAATTGATATCGTTTGACCTTAGAATTGGTTGTCAGGTTACCAATAACAATTATTGctaaattaacttttttgatAAAATCGTCTAACGATGGTTCTTATCTGTTACAGGACAGGCGGCTTGTATATTTTGTTCGTATGGTACATATCAAGATCTCGAAGGACAATTCAACTGTAAGGACTGCAACGATTTCCATGACTGTGCCAACAGGAGAAGAACAAATTGCTTCAGTatgtttttcatatatatactgCGTCTTTTTAGaggaatttttataattatataaaacaatgtttttcaTTCCAAAAGTACCAACCTTTCTGATTTATATATGAGCAAAGAGGTTTGAGaaaatattccaaaaatatttaataactatGACATTAACTCTAATTGTAGGTTTGATAAAACATGTCGGACGGATTGGTATTAACGGACTGAGTTACGGGAAATACAATCGACAAGATTGTAAGGCCATCTGTCAACTTGACAGGACATGTAAAGGATTCTCCTTAGTAGACGGTGTCACTAAGGTCGAGTGTTTCACTCACACGCAGATCGATCACACTACATCTATTTCTGATTTCTATGAATTTCCCACTGAATGTCTGGTTTAAAAAGTTATGGATTTTGTATTTTGTCCGTTGGAGATCTTCTATACTTaaatcatcttcgctagccaagtgtccgattcgtttttcTTATCTGAGATGAGATGAgaaaaacgaatcggacacttggctagcgaagatgggttTAGGTTACAACTTTCATTTCTGTTTAATTCAGTTCAATTACTCAGCATCAGCTAAAGGTGCATCCATTAACGATGTTCTTGCTGTTATTGTTGTGTATTTCTACGTGCCACTTcaattacaataattaaatgtttaataattgACATCCTtcgttttataatttaaaaaatgataacagaGGTTAATGTCTCTAAAAATGAAATGTCAGATACACAAAGATGTCGAAAGCAAGTAATTggttatcaaaaatatttgatatacaattttttaattcttaaacgTTTTTATCATGTGTCCACTGTTCTTCgtttaaaaacattctttttattttttctacccATTTCATGGATCCTGCCCTTACATTCCCAACTCTGGAAATTTCTCGCATTTCAAACTCTTTGATCAAAAAATCAAAGATATGAAATTTTCGTGGTACGTAGATACTTAGCTGTATTGAATGAGTACGCACATAGTTTCTTAATATAGACGGAAACCCTCATTAGAATCATGTTGTGTCTTATTTAAAGTTACCATTAACGTCCCATGATGCATTTTGTGtcagtaatcaaaatatttcacccttccaagcaatattgaactatGGCGTAGAAATATATACGACTacaataaatatctaaattgttcatgTCCTTTAAAGtcttactattttcaaggtatttattattaagtttttttttaaatacaatgaaTCTGAATAGATTTCATCGAATTTATAGACTATTTTCAAGTACTtttcagcggtgatgatttgtgcttaggtccaaacactgtttcattcCGGCTTGCCATAGTAACTACAtagaagagttgattaaaattaatcaactcccaaaaaaagATTCACGTTCATTTCTAGCTTCACAACAAAAAGATCGATATAGAGGAATTGTCTTTATCGAAACGGTGCATACGGTTGCATACAAAGTACAAGTTTTTAATAGTTTAAAAGATTTGGCATTATAGTCAAGTTATAAGGCAAAGTTTAGCACAAAGTAATTGTGCTACAAACATTTTTATAGGATGGcaacatttttttccattctTAACTACAAATACATGGACCAAAAAGAATCATAGATTTGCTTCTAATATTCAATACcaatataattaatcaatacatgtactaatttaatattcattgatatattaatataattaaatatattaatattaataatattaatattcattgacCTCACATATTGAGTGCAATGTCCAGATATTGAATATCATAGGTAATGACACTGAAATTGAAAGAACACTTAAAAGTCAATTATGTCTCTAATAGGTGCTTTAAATATGTGAAACGACTAATGATATTGTATTCAGTTTCTATTTCAACAGTTTTTAAAGTTGACTTAAATCACAAAGAAGAAAATCGCGTGAATTGGGATCTAGAAACGTTTGGATGCGTTTACCCATACTTTTAAGACGGCTGGGTTTAGAGTATAAATTAATATTCTTGACAGAAGAGGTTCTGTATAAGGAGATATTAACGTCGTTCTTTTGTTTGAtacttatcaaaatatgaacattttccGTTTGGAGCAGCATTGAAGTGGGGTGATAATCCAATTTTCAGTATTTGAAAAGAGAAAAGGATACATGCTCTTCATAAGACACTTAAAATATACCAAATCCTGTGTAACAACTTTGTTCCGGACATAATTCAGCAAAGATTTAATAATAGTAACACGATCAAGGAATGTTTCTTGTTCAATAAGTGCAGAAACAGATTTGGAGGCCAAAGTTTATCCCAACAATTTcatcaagttaaaaaaataaattcctagcAAATTTTTATTGTTAACTCCTAATCCAAATTCTAACTAGTATGGTTGAAAACatgatcaaaaatattttctaaccAATCCACACATTTTGTCATAATGGTATGAATCATAAAACCTATATAAAATCTACAATAAAAATTTATGGTTTGTAATCTTCAAACAAAGATCTAAATAAACCATTCCATTCATTAGGTATTAATACAGCATCATCATcacattatgatattttatgttctgtattatttatcattatgcCTCTCATATTTCTGTTTTGCTTTTGACGAATTGAAAGGATTTCTGCACACATAATAATAGATAAGGAAAGGCATGATGCCTCTGTCTACATCCccttttatatcattttgtgCTGATTGAAATCACATGCCATGTGCATGCTTtgaaatttacatttgaaatcGTAATCCACTATACAGAATGTTAGCCAAAACTAAATACCCtaaacataatatataaatatctaaGACGTGGAGCGTCTTTCGAATTATATGAGGACTATCACAGACCATGGATATTATATAATTCTGTACAAAAATTCAGAGCATAGATAACGTAAGTATTTTCTCCattatattcattatatttgCCCTTAATAAACCCATAGTGTAAATCTGAAAGTATgtaaatctatatatttttttattctaagaCTTTAATTTTCCATTCTTAAACTAAAACATCCATATGTTATCTTCTTAGATTAATATTAATAAGTGATTGGaagctatttttaaaaattgtcttgCTTTGACACCTTTCGTAAAACATGAGATTATCAAAAGTCCTTGAAAAATTGTAAGCTCTTTCCTTTGAAATATGCTAATAATGGCCCTTACAATAGATTTTAATGtaatttcagaatatttttttaatctgcagctatacatgtatatactaccGGATgatccattattttttattgatttaagttCACTAAGAAATACCATTTCATAATTGTCATTCTCCAAACAATTGAGGAGAAAGTCCTCTCAAAAAACGAAGGGTTGTTCTTGGTGTTAGCCTATGAACGGTTTAACTCGGCTAAATCGGTCCATTTCGGGACCAGGTTGATTTTTTAACGTGCCTTTGGTTGGTTGAAGAGACGATTTTACGTACTCAATGCTGAAATCCGGATTACACCGAAAAAGCCGGAGGAACGAGGCTGACAAGAATATAGGTAATGAACTAGTGAACaggtttctttattttcccCAAAATGATCTAATTTGTTCACGTATCAGTTGAATCTATGTATCCTAAGTGTACTTTCAGAAGCATGCAAAACTGGCAGTCATATTCTGAGAGCCAGTTGTAGATGACGAACAGAACGTGGACTTCGATTGGTGTATCCAAGGGTAGTTCAACGGACCCAAAGAACATTGGGAAATATATTAAACTGCATTATTTTTAGAACCTCCATTTGCTGTAGATGGAAATGTTAAGTTAAATTGATATTCtgtatgtttatttaatatatatatcgAAAACTAGCCACATAACATTGTAAAATTTCATAAAGCAGAGCATTTAACAGATGTAgctatatttataaaattaaatatcagAAACACAATTTGATGTTTTGCTTTTAAtaacaatgagagagagagagagagagagagagagagagagtccgtATGCTCAGATTTTTATACAATTACTGCACTTATTTGTTAAACATCACAACAGTATGTATAACAAAAGTAGAAAAGAGGTATATAAGAATTGCTCAATGATCGATGATACTTGTTATGTTTTTAGCTAGTTCTCGGATAGGCATTTTCATCCGACGTAGCATTTCGTTCATGAACATGAAAAAAGTCGTTTCCTCTCGTAATTTCCGTTCTTGCTGTACCAAGACGGCGTACTCCATTCGTCTTAAATCCTTGGGTCGAATCTTCTTACGCTGACCCATATTTGTTACATTTTTGGACCTATAACGcataaaactttatatttatttatcattaattcaGTGGTGAATCTTTGAACTAATTTATACACAAAAATATGTGTagttacagaaaaaaatcttaatgccGCATTCCTAACATTTATTAGATAATTATTGGGAAGTCAAAATCACTTAATAAGAACATTTAAAAGTAAGTATGAATTTTGTTTACACGCTTGGCTCCATGTAAGTCGTCGTTTTAGTTACTGTTCTAGATGTAGAGTTTTCAACCGCTACGGTGACTACATTCCCGTTATCCTGTGTCTGCTTAGAAATGTTGTAAGTGACTGTGCCCTGGTCTCCTTCATCTTTGTTTCTTTCGTCTGTAATGATAACTGCTTCAATGAAATACtcttcaaaatatataacactCTATAATAAGATATCAGTGCGTTAGAAAAAAAACTGCTGAACAAAACAATAGTATCTTAGATATAGATCTGGTTTTACTTAGCAGCGGACAGTGCTCGAAAATCCATCAAGTGTAGGTTAATCTTTGTTGGGATCAATGATCTTCTCACTCCTTATAGTGCTACTGAACAAGGGCCTCTCCCAGTGTTTCTCGGGGAAAGTTTGTTGAAAACTTTCCTGTGAGATGCAAATTTGTTAACTTCTTTTTTATGGAACGATTTGCTACTCCCAACAAAACAACCTGTgatgttattttttcttt from Crassostrea angulata isolate pt1a10 chromosome 7, ASM2561291v2, whole genome shotgun sequence includes:
- the LOC128156059 gene encoding uncharacterized protein LOC128156059; the protein is MFVFQQLVGEELMEKMVSVFRVPWVSTTMAPSNGVLIALLEVTMTKRGQVFVILVLLVLSIDSMAKQCQIHANLALRDITNIQQDRRLVYFVRMVHIKISKDNSTVRTATISMTVPTGEEQIASV